Genomic segment of Truepera radiovictrix DSM 17093:
CGCCCAGCGGGTCGGTGTAGGTCGCTAGAAACACCTCGCGCCCCTGCTGGTGCACCCTCAGGTTCCGGTAGAGGGGGTTGGCGAGCGGCTCCGCGTCGGGGTCCGCGTCGAGCCAGAGGAGCACGTCGACGTCCAGCAGGTCGATGCGCTCCATGCTGAGGTTGCCGCCAAACGACCCCTCGGCGATGGCGCCCAGGCCCTCCGGCAGCCTAAAACCGAGGTCGGTGAGCAGGCGGCCGCGCAGGTCCTCGGGGCCGTAGAGGTAGATGCCCTGGTAGGGGGTCGCCACCACGGCGGTTGCCCCGACGAACTCGGGGTGCGCCTCCTGCACCGCTTGAAAGCGCGCCTCGACCTCTGTAACGACCCGCTCGGCCTCCTCGGCCTTGCCGACCGCGCGCCCGACGGTGCGGGTGAGCTCCTGCCACGGCACCCCCCAGTCGACGTAGGCCGCGGGTTGCGCGACCGTCGGCGCGATCTGCGAGAGCTGCGCGTACTGCTCGGGGGTCATGGCCGAGTAGAGCCCCAAGATGAGGTCGGGCTGCAGCGCCAGGACGCGCTCGAGGTCGACCCCGGTCTGGGTGTTGCCGACGACCTCGGGCAGCGCGCCGCCGAGCTCGTCCAAGCGGGGGCGGGCCCACGGCCAGATGCCGTTGTCGTGGTCGCCGCTGATCCACTCGGTCACCCCCACCGGCGCGATCCCCAAAGCCAGCAGCGCGTCCTGCTCGACCGCGCCGACTGTCACGACGCGCTCGGGCGGGCGCTCGATGGTGGTAGCGCCGTAGCGGTGCTCGAGGGTGACGGGAAAGCCCGCTTGGGCGCTCCCCAGGGAGAGGGCGAGGAGGAGTGAGAGGGTCAAGAGGTGTCTCATGGAGGGTCCTTTCGTGAGGGGTAGGCGTGATGGGGTGATGGGGCCTGAGGGTCTACGGCTCTAAAGGGGAGGGGCCAGCTTCAGGGCGGCGCGGCGGCGCTAAGCTGCGCGACCCGGTACTGCGGGTACGCATAATCCTCCTTGCTGGTCGTGCTGTGGGGGGTCGTGACGCTCGGCGCGAGCTCGACGTGCGCTTCAAACGCGCCCGCCGTACCGTCCGGGCGCCAGAACTCGAGCCGCACCCGCTCCCACGCGCTTTCGCCGGCCTCAAGCAGCGCGCCGCCGCGAGCGAGCGTCAGGCCGCGCTTTTTGACGTCCAGCCACCCCCACCCCTCGCGCCGCCACACCTCGCGCTCGGCCGCCTGCAGAAAGCTCGAGTCGAGCCCCGCCCACCCGCGGTAGTGGCCGCAGAGCCTTTCGACGTCGCCCGTCAAGCTGAGGAGCTGCGCGGCCGCGTCCCCCTCCAGGTACCCCCAGGCGCGAGCGCTGGGGAGCTCCAGAAGGGTCGGCGCGAAGACGTGACCGCCGAAGTGCGTCACCCGCCAGACGCGCACCCCGTCGGGCGCCGCGGCGCGCAACCGGCGAAAGAGCGGAAAGCCGAACTTGGCGCACGCCGCGTCGACCGCGCCGTGGGTGCAGACGAGCAGGTCGCGCGTGCTCTGCTCGGGTTCGCGGTAGCGCTTAAAGGCGCCCAGCGTCTCGGGCTCTAGCAGGAGCGCCCAGATAAGCGGCCCGAGGCGCGCTTCGGGGAGCCGGTAGCGCTCCCCGACAAAGTGCGCGAACGGCCCCTCGGGCCGGCGGTGAACCATCACGAGGCGCTCGCCGGGCACCGAGTACGCGGGGTCGGGGGCGACGGCCAGGGGGCGCAAACGGGGGCGCGGGGTGTGGGGGTCGCCGTACCAAAGTTCGATGAGCCGCCGCACCTCCGCGGGCACCCCCGGGCTGCGCCAGAGGTCATACGGCCACGGCAGGGGCAGCTCGAAGGTGACGAAGAGGTCGCACGCCCCCGCGGAGCCCACGGGGTCGAGCCCGCGTTGGCGGGCGAGGAGGTTGCAGAAGGGGGTGGCGTTCACGGGCGTGAGGTGCCCTCCGGGGGTGGGTCTGGGGGAAGCCGACTGCACCGAGCTTAAATCCGACAAGGCTGGTCGGTTTTTCCGCCGCCATCATACGGGGCTTAATCCCGAGTGTCAAGCTCGGGATTAAGGGGGTATACTCGCGCCATGGACGTCACCGCGCTCCCTTTAAGCGCGCTCGCCCGCGCCTACCGCGCGGGTGCGCTGCGCCCCACGGAGGTCACTAGAGCCTACTTGCGCCGCCTCGAGCCCGGGGCGGTCTACCGCGCTGTGAGCGCGGAGCGGGCGCTAGAGGGGGCGCGCCGCGCCGAGGCGCTCTTCGCTCAAGGGGTCGACCTGGGGCCGCTGCAGGGGGTGCCGCTGGCGCTCAAAGACCTGATGGACACCCGCGGCGAGGTCACGGCGGCGGGGGCCAAGGTGCTCCTGGAGCGGCCGCCGGCGGCGCAAGACTGCCCCGCCGCCGAGCGTCTGGCGGCGGCGGGCGCGGTATTTTTGGGCAAGACCACGATGACCGAGCTTGCTTTTTCGGGCCTCGGGTTAAATCCGCACTTCGGGACGCCGCCTAACGCCCGCGACCCGTCGCGCATCCCCGGCGGCTCCTCGTCGGGGTCGGCGGTCGCCGTGGCCTCGGGGCTCGCGTGCGCGGCCATCGGTTCGGACACGGGCGGCTCGGTGCGCATCCCGGCGGCTTTTAACAACCTCGTGGGGCTTAAAACGACCGACGGCGCGGTGCCGATGGCGGGGTGCGTGCCGCTCTCGACGACGCTCGACACCTTAGGGCCCATCACCAAGACGGTCGAGGACGCGTGGCACCTCCTGCGCGCCCTCACCGGGCGCCCCCCCGCGCCCTTTGCGCCCCGGAGCGTGCGCGGCCTGAAGCTGCTCGCGCCCACGACCGTCTTGCAAGAGGACCTCGACGAGGCGGTGCGGGGGGCGTTCGCGGGGGCGTGCGAGCGCCTGCAAGCGGCCGGGGCGCGCGTGACGGTGCTCGAGCTCCCCGTTCTCGCCGAACTGAATGGGCTCTACGGGCGCTTCGGGAGCTACGCGGCGATGGAGGCTTTGGCGCTCTACGAGGACCTCTTGCGGGAGCGCGCAGGGGACTTCGACCCGCGGGTCGCGGCGCGTATCCTGGCGAGCCGCGGGCGCCTAGCGACCGACTACATCCGCCTCGGTTACGAGCGTTCGCGGCTCCAGCGCGCCTTCTGGAGAGCGTGTGAGGGCTTTGACGCGGTGCTCGCGCCGACGGTCGCCGCCCTGCCGCCCAAGCTAGCCGACCTCGCGGAGGACGACGCCTACTTCGCCGCGAACGCCCGCGTGCTGCGCAACACCACGCTCTTTAACCTCCTCGGTGTGCCCGCCGTGAGCGTGCCGTGCGGCGAGATGGTGGGGCTGATGATCGCGGCGCGGCCTCACCAGGAGGCGCTGGTGCTGGCGGTGGCTAAGGGGCTCGAGCCTTCTTGACAGGGAAACCCCATGACGCAACCTCACGTGGCAACCCCCAAACACTGCTCCGCACCCGTGGGCTTGGCTGAAGATAGGCTTGAAGTTGGGTGCTGCCGGGAACGTAGCGTGACGACCCAGAGCGGCGGGTGACGCGACGGCGCCAGAAAAAACCCCTCGTCCACCTGAGACGAGGGGCCTCGCTGGCGCTTCGCCGCTAGACGTGCACCGCACCCCCGCGCCGCGCCCGCTGCAGAGCGGCTGCGGCGAGCACCCCGGCGGCGACGAGGGCGATGAGGGCGACCAGCGTCGCGGCGCCCCAACGCGCGACGGCGATGCCGATAAGCGCCCACACCAACACCCCGACGAAGGCGACGTCGCCGCGGCGGCGGAGCACGGCGAGCCCGATGAGCGTCGCGGCGGCGATAGCCACCGCGGCCCAGAAGGGGGCCAGCGCGCCGCCCGTGACCCCGAGAGCGACGAGCGTGACGCTGACGTTGGCGACCGTGGCGACGGTGAGCCACCCCAAGTAGATGCTAAAGGGCAGCCGCACCGCGAGGCTCTCGGCTTTGTGAACCCTCGTCCGGCCGACCTCGAGGCGCTCGTAGATGAGCACGAGGCTGAGGAGAAGCCCGACGATCATGATCGTCGAGAGCGCGATCTGCAGGTAGTGCCAGGAGAAGATCCAGGCGATGTTAAAGGCGCACGAGAGGACGAAGAGGGGGCCTGGGCGCCCCAAGCGCGGGTTGTCGCGCTGCTTGGGGAGGATCTGATACACGACGAACACCGCCAGCAGGAGGTAGATAAGCCCCCAGATGGAGAAAACGTACCCCGCCGGGGTAAAAAGGGTGGGGTAGCGGTCCGAGATGTCACCGGTGGTGAGGTTGTTGAGCGGCAAGGTGTTGGCGAGCGCGTTGACGACGACCACCGCAGCGAGCGCGACGATGTTCAGTACGCGCCAGAAGAGGTCGCCGCGACCCGTCGAAGGGACGACCGTTACAGCCATGGGTGCTCCTTTGCGTTCGTAACGCGTACCGAAGCGGCCGGTACGCGAGGACGTGCCTCCAGTATGGCGGAGCTGCGCGCGGTTGCCATCGGGCGGCTTACAATCGGCTCCGGCGCCCCCGTCAGAAAAAGCTCCGCACCCCCACCGACACGTTGAGGGCGCGGACCCGTTCGCCCCAGCTGCCGCCGGCGCTGAGGGTGAGCTCTTCGTCGCCGCTTAGGGCGCTGTAGGTGAGCGCCGGTTGCAGCTCGGGGGTGTCGGCCACAAGGAGCCGCACGGTCCCGGTCAGCGCGTCCGCCTCGCGCTGCAGCAGCGTGAGCTGCCCGGCGAGCTGCGGCGCGGGCGCGGTGCTCGGGGGGGGCGCGGCGTAGGCGGCCTCGAGCGTCCAGAGCCGCGCGCCCAGGTAGCCGCTCGCCCCGAGCGCGCCGCGCGCCTCCAGGGGCTGGGTGAGCAGCCACGCCTCGCCGTAGAGCACCGTGGCCCCGAAAAGGCCGCTGCCGCCGAGCCCCACGACGAGGCTGGAGGTGCCGTGCGCGCTGGGGTAGAGGGCGGTGGCCTCGAGCTCGAACCCCCCGAAGCTCCCCCGGACGCCGAGCAGGGGGGTGGGGGCGCTAAAAGCCGCCCCGTGGGTCGCGGGGTAGAGGAGCGCCCCGCGGACGCGCCACGAAGCGCCGAACGCTTGCGGGTACCACGCCGCCCGCACCCCCAAGACCCCCCGGGGGAGGCCGCGCGCGTTGCGCGCCTCCACGCTAAAGGGCGCGCTGAGGCGCGCGACCTCCAGAGGGAGCCGCTCGAGCCCCGCGCTCAGGTCCACCTCCCCCCGCCGCACGAGGGCGTAGGCCTCGGTGAGGCCAGCGTCGAAGGCCACGCCGCCGAAAGTTCCAGCATCGAACGCCGCAGCGCCAAACGCCGCGGCGCGCCCGACGCGCACGCTGGGGTCCAAGGCGAGGGTGAGGGTGGCCTCCAAGGGCGCGCCGAGGGTGTGCGCCGCCTCCAGGTGGCCCGCGAGCGTCCAGGAGGGCGCCGCCCGCACCCCCTCCGCGAGGTCGGCGCCGAGCGCGACCTCGAGCGCGCCTTGGGTCCTGAGCTGCGCGTGCGCCATTCCCATGAAAAGGAGCGCAAGAGACACCGCCCACCTCATGCCGCCTGCGCCTCCTCGCCGACCACGCGTCCGTCCTGCAACCAGACGGTCCGCCGCACGTGTGACAGGAGGCGGGGGTCGTGGGTGCTAAAGAGGAACGTCACCCCCTCCTCGCGGTTGAGCCGCTGCATGTGCGCGATGAGCGCCTCGCCGGTCGCGCTGTCTAGGTTGGCGGTCGGTTCGTCCGCCAGGATGAGCTTGGGCCGCGCCGCGAGCGCCCGCGCCACCGCCACGCGCTGCTGCTGCCCGCCGGAGAGTTGGTTGGGGCGGCGCTCGCCAAGGTCGGCGATGCCCAGGACCTTAAGCGCCGCGAGCGCGCGCGCCTCGCGCTCGCGTTTGGGGACGCCCTGCAGCTCGAGCACGAAGGCGGCGTTTTCAAGGGCGCTCAAGACGGGGATGAGGTTGTACGCCTGAAAGACGAAGCCGAAGTGCGTGAGCCTTAAAGCGGCGAGCGCCGAGGCGCTCAGGCCGTCGATACGCTCGTCTCCTAGCCACACCTCCCCCGCGCTCGGGTGATCGAGGCCGCCCAAGAGGTGCAGCAGCGTGCTCTTGCCCGAACCCGAGGGGCCGGCGATCGCGGTGAACTCCTGCGGGTAGATCTCGAGGTCGACCCCGCGCAGGGCGTGCGTCTCGACCTCGCCGGTGCGGTAGCTTTTGCGGAGGTTGCGGGTGCGTAAAAGGGGGGGCATGGGGTCCTTTCGGAGGGTGGGGAGTCCGTAGTCAGAAGGCAGTAGCCAGTAGTCAGTAGGCAAGTCAGTAGCCAGTAGTCAGGGGGTGGTAGTCAGAAGTTCACTGCTCGGCAGGGGGCAGTTGGGTAGGGTTGGGGGGTGAGGCAGCCTGCGAAGGTGTTTACGGACCTGCTCGTTTGGCAGAAAGCGCACCGGTCTGTCCTAGAGGTGTACGCCTATACGCGCGGCTTTCCCAGGCACGAGCGTAGCGGGCTTGCGGGGCAGTTTCGCCGCGCAGCCGTCTCGGTGCCCGCAAATATCGCGGAGGGGTTTCGGAGGCGCGGCAAGGCGGACAAAGCTCGCTTTTACAACATCGCGCAAGGCTCGCTCGAGGAGTGCCGCTACTACCTCATTCTGGCGCACGACCTCGGCTACGGTGAAACGCACGAACTCATGTCCCTCCTTAGCGAGGTCAGCCGTTTACTGGACAGCTTCACGAGAACCCTGCTGACCCCTGACTCCTGATTTCTGACTCTGACTACTGACTCCTGTCTACTGACGACTGACTTCATATCTTCACGCCGAAAACCTCATCGCCTCGACCGGCTCGAGCCTGAGCGCGGTGAAAGCGGGTAAGAGCGCGGCGCAGACGCCCGTGAGGACGGTAAAGAGCGTGGCGACGGCGACCTGGGTGGGCGTGAGGGTGGCGTAGAGCACTTCGGGCAAACCGGCGTCCCCCAAGAGCTCGGTGTAGGCCGGCGGGAACGAAAAGCCCTGCGCCATGACCCCGACCACCCCGAGCCCGAGCGCAGCCCCGGCGAGCGCGCCGAAGCCGCACAGGATGAGGCTCTCGGCGAGCACCATGCCGAGCACCCGGCCTCGGGGGGCGCCGAGCGCTTTGATGACGCCGAACTCGCGCACCCGCTCGATGACGCTCAGGTAGACGGTGTTGGTGACGAGCAGCCCCGCGAGGACGAAAAAGACGAGCGTCACGACGGAGGTCGTCGCGGGGATGATGTCTAGGTACGCCGCGACGCCCGGGTTGAGCTCGCGCCAGGTGGGGAGGCTCACCCCGTCGCCGAGGCGCTCCCCGAGCGCCGCTTGCAGGGCGGGGAGGGTGGGGTCGTCGGAGCGCCCGAAGTCGGCGAGGTGCAGCTCCATGCGGGTCACGGCGTCCGGTGCGGCCAGCTCCTGGGCCGCCGCGAGCGACACCTCCGCGACGGGCGCGCCCCCCGGGATCTCCAGAAGCCCCACGACGGTGTAGGCCGCCGCGCCGTACCCCTCGGTGCCGGGGGCGTAGACGTACACCGTGCCGCCTAGCCCCACCGCGAGCGCGCGCGCGAGGCTCTGGCTGAGCGCGACGCCCGTCAGGTCATCCTCCGCGGGGAGGCGCCCCGCGGCGAGCGCGCGTGCGGTGTAGCGCGCCTGGAGACCGGGCGCGCGCGACACCCCCTCGAGCACCACCCCGCGGCTCCGGCCGTCGCCCTCCACCAGCCCGGGGACGCTCAGCGCGGCGACCAGTTGGGCGTTCTCGGGCGCCTCCGCCTCGAGCCGCGCCCGCAGCGCGCCTGCGTCCCGCAGCAGCAGGTCGCTAAACGCGCGC
This window contains:
- a CDS encoding TspO/MBR family protein, with protein sequence MAVTVVPSTGRGDLFWRVLNIVALAAVVVVNALANTLPLNNLTTGDISDRYPTLFTPAGYVFSIWGLIYLLLAVFVVYQILPKQRDNPRLGRPGPLFVLSCAFNIAWIFSWHYLQIALSTIMIVGLLLSLVLIYERLEVGRTRVHKAESLAVRLPFSIYLGWLTVATVANVSVTLVALGVTGGALAPFWAAVAIAAATLIGLAVLRRRGDVAFVGVLVWALIGIAVARWGAATLVALIALVAAGVLAAAALQRARRGGAVHV
- a CDS encoding sucrase ferredoxin; amino-acid sequence: MNATPFCNLLARQRGLDPVGSAGACDLFVTFELPLPWPYDLWRSPGVPAEVRRLIELWYGDPHTPRPRLRPLAVAPDPAYSVPGERLVMVHRRPEGPFAHFVGERYRLPEARLGPLIWALLLEPETLGAFKRYREPEQSTRDLLVCTHGAVDAACAKFGFPLFRRLRAAAPDGVRVWRVTHFGGHVFAPTLLELPSARAWGYLEGDAAAQLLSLTGDVERLCGHYRGWAGLDSSFLQAAEREVWRREGWGWLDVKKRGLTLARGGALLEAGESAWERVRLEFWRPDGTAGAFEAHVELAPSVTTPHSTTSKEDYAYPQYRVAQLSAAAPP
- a CDS encoding four helix bundle protein; amino-acid sequence: MRQPAKVFTDLLVWQKAHRSVLEVYAYTRGFPRHERSGLAGQFRRAAVSVPANIAEGFRRRGKADKARFYNIAQGSLEECRYYLILAHDLGYGETHELMSLLSEVSRLLDSFTRTLLTPDS
- a CDS encoding iron-siderophore ABC transporter substrate-binding protein produces the protein MRHLLTLSLLLALSLGSAQAGFPVTLEHRYGATTIERPPERVVTVGAVEQDALLALGIAPVGVTEWISGDHDNGIWPWARPRLDELGGALPEVVGNTQTGVDLERVLALQPDLILGLYSAMTPEQYAQLSQIAPTVAQPAAYVDWGVPWQELTRTVGRAVGKAEEAERVVTEVEARFQAVQEAHPEFVGATAVVATPYQGIYLYGPEDLRGRLLTDLGFRLPEGLGAIAEGSFGGNLSMERIDLLDVDVLLWLDADPDAEPLANPLYRNLRVHQQGREVFLATYTDPLGAATSFVTPLSLPYLLDGLVPRLAAAIDGDPTTQVPAGETAEAGR
- a CDS encoding ABC transporter ATP-binding protein — protein: MPPLLRTRNLRKSYRTGEVETHALRGVDLEIYPQEFTAIAGPSGSGKSTLLHLLGGLDHPSAGEVWLGDERIDGLSASALAALRLTHFGFVFQAYNLIPVLSALENAAFVLELQGVPKREREARALAALKVLGIADLGERRPNQLSGGQQQRVAVARALAARPKLILADEPTANLDSATGEALIAHMQRLNREEGVTFLFSTHDPRLLSHVRRTVWLQDGRVVGEEAQAA
- a CDS encoding amidase codes for the protein MDVTALPLSALARAYRAGALRPTEVTRAYLRRLEPGAVYRAVSAERALEGARRAEALFAQGVDLGPLQGVPLALKDLMDTRGEVTAAGAKVLLERPPAAQDCPAAERLAAAGAVFLGKTTMTELAFSGLGLNPHFGTPPNARDPSRIPGGSSSGSAVAVASGLACAAIGSDTGGSVRIPAAFNNLVGLKTTDGAVPMAGCVPLSTTLDTLGPITKTVEDAWHLLRALTGRPPAPFAPRSVRGLKLLAPTTVLQEDLDEAVRGAFAGACERLQAAGARVTVLELPVLAELNGLYGRFGSYAAMEALALYEDLLRERAGDFDPRVAARILASRGRLATDYIRLGYERSRLQRAFWRACEGFDAVLAPTVAALPPKLADLAEDDAYFAANARVLRNTTLFNLLGVPAVSVPCGEMVGLMIAARPHQEALVLAVAKGLEPS
- a CDS encoding ABC transporter permease encodes the protein MRGTLELAWRNLLRKRGRSAVSAGAVAVVVFLTLIYFGLAGALQNGMYDNLTASTGHLQVRAANYRELRAFSDLLLRDAGALRARLEAEAPENAQLVAALSVPGLVEGDGRSRGVVLEGVSRAPGLQARYTARALAAGRLPAEDDLTGVALSQSLARALAVGLGGTVYVYAPGTEGYGAAAYTVVGLLEIPGGAPVAEVSLAAAQELAAPDAVTRMELHLADFGRSDDPTLPALQAALGERLGDGVSLPTWRELNPGVAAYLDIIPATTSVVTLVFFVLAGLLVTNTVYLSVIERVREFGVIKALGAPRGRVLGMVLAESLILCGFGALAGAALGLGVVGVMAQGFSFPPAYTELLGDAGLPEVLYATLTPTQVAVATLFTVLTGVCAALLPAFTALRLEPVEAMRFSA